A window of Dorea formicigenerans contains these coding sequences:
- a CDS encoding glycosyltransferase family 2 protein, whose translation MQLDVIIPTYRPGSEFRQLISKLQKQEYPIHKIIIINTEVGEFPQMLESEPYQIEVTHIRQEEFDHGGTRNMGASISQADIVLYMTQDAIPADNQLIERFVEIFKSNPEIGIAYGRQLPREDCNIIERYTRRFNYPEKSRIKSKVDLSQLGIKTFFCSDVCAAYRRNYLLSAGGFEDPTIFNEDMIFAGKRILAGDKVAYVAEAKVIHSHNYTGNQQFHRNFDLAVSQAQHPEVFEGVPSEGEGIRMVKATAKYLIRSGQPLRIWNLIYQSGCKYMGYFLGKRYEKLPKWLVLKCTSSPKYWKKS comes from the coding sequence ATGCAGCTGGATGTAATTATTCCAACATACAGACCGGGAAGTGAGTTTAGACAATTAATTAGCAAGTTACAAAAGCAGGAATATCCGATTCATAAAATTATCATAATTAATACGGAAGTAGGAGAATTTCCACAAATGCTTGAATCAGAACCATATCAGATTGAAGTTACTCACATCAGACAAGAAGAGTTTGATCATGGGGGAACAAGAAATATGGGAGCTAGTATTTCACAGGCAGATATTGTTCTCTATATGACGCAGGATGCGATTCCGGCAGATAATCAGTTGATCGAAAGATTTGTGGAAATATTTAAAAGTAATCCAGAGATTGGGATTGCATATGGAAGACAATTGCCAAGAGAGGATTGCAATATAATAGAAAGATATACAAGAAGGTTTAATTACCCGGAAAAAAGCAGAATCAAATCAAAAGTTGATTTATCACAGCTTGGAATTAAAACATTTTTTTGCTCAGATGTATGTGCAGCTTATCGAAGAAACTATCTTTTGAGTGCAGGAGGATTTGAAGATCCAACTATATTTAATGAAGATATGATTTTTGCCGGAAAGAGGATATTAGCTGGAGATAAGGTGGCATATGTGGCAGAAGCGAAAGTGATACATTCACATAATTATACGGGAAACCAACAGTTTCATCGTAATTTTGATCTTGCAGTGTCACAGGCGCAACATCCGGAAGTGTTTGAAGGAGTTCCGTCAGAAGGAGAAGGAATCCGTATGGTAAAAGCGACTGCAAAATACCTGATCCGGAGCGGACAACCTTTAAGAATATGGAATTTGATATATCAGTCAGGATGTAAATATATGGGATATTTCTTAGGAAAGAGATATGAAAAATTACCAAAATGGCTCGTATTAAAATGTACATCAAGTCCAAAATACTGGAAAAAATCTTAA
- a CDS encoding LCP family protein has translation MAKKRRSNRKVHRGRRKKRGFSTWSLGKKIGVIAVSILLVLVIGGGAAAAAYVTSKVDKMEVQKLDVNKLEINKEVEHKTGYLNVALFGVDSREASLGKGTRSDTIMIASLNQETGEVKISSVYRDTILQQSDGTYNKANAAYSFGGVEEAVALLNKNLDLNIEHYVAVNFNAMIDVIDTLGGLDIELTEEEVKYTNMYCDETAVVTGRPFEEDLVGAGVHHLDGVQATSFCRIRYTKGDDFKRTERQRFVIEKIVEKLQAANLATINKIADDVFAEVGTNFTLPEILSYAKDFKKYTLGETTGFPFNKSTGTLSGIGSSVLPTDLAGDVQQLHQFFFGDDGYTPSDVVLSIDAGVKKKATDVGKGTTKDNDSYYDDSSNSSSKGSSGSSSNKSSGTSSRGSGSGNSSGSGSSGGSKSDSGSGGGSGNSSSGSSSGGGSESGGSSSGGSSSGGGSESGGSSSGGGESSGGESAE, from the coding sequence ATGGCTAAGAAAAGAAGAAGTAATCGTAAGGTACATAGAGGTAGAAGAAAAAAAAGAGGATTTTCTACCTGGTCGTTAGGTAAGAAGATTGGTGTGATTGCTGTTAGCATACTATTAGTACTCGTGATTGGTGGAGGAGCAGCGGCAGCGGCTTATGTGACCAGCAAGGTAGACAAGATGGAAGTCCAGAAGCTAGATGTGAATAAGCTGGAAATTAATAAAGAAGTAGAACATAAGACGGGATACTTAAATGTTGCGTTATTTGGAGTGGATTCCAGAGAGGCTTCTTTGGGAAAAGGTACCAGAAGTGATACAATCATGATCGCAAGCTTGAATCAGGAGACTGGAGAAGTAAAGATTAGTTCCGTATATCGTGATACGATTTTGCAACAGTCAGATGGTACATACAATAAAGCGAATGCAGCATATTCCTTTGGAGGAGTAGAAGAGGCAGTTGCACTGTTGAACAAAAATCTGGATTTGAATATTGAACATTATGTTGCAGTGAATTTTAATGCTATGATTGATGTGATTGATACACTCGGTGGTCTGGATATTGAACTTACAGAAGAAGAAGTTAAGTATACGAACATGTATTGTGATGAGACTGCTGTAGTAACAGGACGTCCATTTGAAGAAGACTTGGTTGGTGCTGGGGTGCATCATCTAGATGGTGTTCAGGCTACTTCTTTCTGTCGTATTCGTTACACGAAAGGCGATGACTTCAAAAGAACTGAGCGTCAGCGCTTTGTGATTGAGAAGATTGTAGAAAAATTACAGGCAGCTAATCTTGCAACAATCAATAAAATTGCAGACGACGTATTTGCAGAGGTAGGTACTAACTTTACATTACCGGAAATTCTTTCTTATGCAAAAGATTTTAAAAAGTATACATTGGGAGAGACTACGGGATTCCCATTTAATAAATCAACTGGAACATTAAGTGGAATTGGAAGTTCCGTACTTCCTACTGATTTAGCAGGAGATGTGCAACAGCTTCATCAATTCTTCTTTGGAGATGATGGCTACACCCCATCAGATGTTGTGCTGAGTATTGATGCAGGTGTTAAAAAGAAAGCAACTGATGTTGGTAAAGGTACAACAAAAGATAATGACAGTTATTACGATGACAGCTCCAACAGTTCTTCTAAGGGTTCATCAGGAAGTAGTTCCAATAAATCTTCAGGAACTTCAAGTAGAGGCTCCGGTAGCGGCAATTCCTCTGGCAGTGGAAGCTCCGGTGGCAGTAAATCAGACAGCGGATCAGGCGGCGGCTCCGGCAACAGTAGTTCAGGCAGTAGCTCCGGTGGCGGAAGTGAATCTGGCGGAAGCAGCTCTGGTGGCAGCAGTTCCGGTGGCGGAAGTGAATCTGGTGGCAGCAGCTCCGGCGGCGGAGAATCTTCCGGTGGTGAAAGTGCAGAATAA
- the glf gene encoding UDP-galactopyranose mutase, translating to MYDYIIVGSGLYGAIFAHEVMKAGKSCLVVERRSHIGGNIYTKEMEGIQVHQYGAHIFHTSNKEVWDYIGQFATFNRYTNCPVAYYKGQMYNMPFNMNTFHKIWGVITPAEAKAKIEEQVKEYGVKEPKNLEEQAISLVGKDIYEILVKGYTEKQWGRRATELPPEIIKRLPVRLTYDNNYFNDLYQGIPVGGYTQIIEKMLEGAEVRLNVDYLKEKENLRPLGKKVVYTGPVDAYFDYCFGELEYRTVRFETEILDTDNYQGNAVVNYTEYEVPYTRIIEHKHFEFGTQEKTVISREYPVTWKKGDEPYYPVNDEKNTALYAKYKELAEKEENVIFGGRLGLYRYMDMHHVVDAALQAVREEMK from the coding sequence ATGTACGATTATATTATTGTAGGGTCTGGGCTTTATGGAGCAATCTTTGCCCATGAGGTTATGAAGGCAGGAAAGAGCTGCCTCGTTGTAGAGAGGCGTTCGCATATCGGTGGAAACATTTATACAAAAGAGATGGAAGGAATCCAGGTGCATCAGTATGGGGCACATATTTTCCACACAAGTAATAAAGAGGTGTGGGATTACATTGGACAGTTTGCAACATTTAACCGTTATACGAACTGCCCGGTGGCATATTATAAAGGCCAGATGTACAATATGCCGTTCAATATGAATACATTTCATAAGATCTGGGGTGTGATCACACCGGCAGAGGCGAAGGCTAAGATTGAGGAACAGGTGAAGGAATATGGCGTGAAGGAGCCGAAGAACCTGGAAGAGCAGGCAATCAGCCTGGTTGGAAAAGATATTTATGAGATCCTGGTCAAGGGGTACACTGAGAAGCAGTGGGGAAGGCGTGCGACAGAGCTGCCGCCGGAGATCATTAAGAGACTGCCGGTCCGCCTGACTTATGATAACAATTATTTTAATGACCTTTATCAGGGGATTCCGGTGGGAGGCTACACGCAGATCATTGAGAAGATGCTGGAAGGCGCGGAGGTCCGTTTGAATGTGGATTATCTGAAAGAAAAAGAAAATCTTCGCCCACTCGGTAAAAAAGTAGTGTATACTGGACCTGTAGATGCATATTTTGACTATTGTTTTGGTGAATTAGAATATCGTACGGTCCGTTTTGAGACAGAGATTCTGGATACAGACAATTATCAGGGAAATGCGGTGGTCAATTATACAGAGTATGAAGTTCCATATACAAGAATCATTGAGCATAAGCATTTTGAATTTGGAACCCAGGAGAAGACCGTTATTTCCAGAGAGTATCCGGTGACATGGAAGAAAGGGGACGAACCTTATTATCCGGTCAATGATGAGAAGAATACAGCACTTTATGCAAAATACAAAGAGCTGGCAGAGAAGGAAGAGAACGTAATCTTTGGAGGACGTCTGGGACTTTACCGTTATATGGATATGCATCATGTAGTGGATGCGGCGTTACAGGCTGTAAGAGAAGAAATGAAATAA
- the prmA gene encoding 50S ribosomal protein L11 methyltransferase produces MKWKQFRLKTTTQAEDIVSSMLADLGIEGVQIEDKIPLTEQDKEQMFVDILPDIPDDDGTAYLTFYLDEEEDVAPVLMNVRKELEDMRAFLDVGECTIEESETEDVDWVNNWKQYFHQFYIDDILVIPSWEKVKPEDSDKMVIHIDPGTAFGTGMHETTQLCIRALKKYVTSETEILDVGCGSGILGMLALKFGAKHSLGTDLDPCAIDATHENMEVNGIRKDQYEVMIGNIIDDKAVQDAVGYEKYDIVAANILADVLVPLTPVIIHQMKPGAVYITSGIIEDKENVVVEAVKAAGLEVLEVNHQGEWVSVVARKNA; encoded by the coding sequence ATGAAATGGAAGCAGTTTCGTTTAAAAACAACGACACAGGCGGAGGATATTGTGAGCAGTATGCTGGCAGATCTTGGAATTGAAGGTGTGCAGATTGAGGACAAGATCCCGCTTACAGAACAGGATAAGGAGCAGATGTTCGTGGATATTCTGCCGGATATCCCAGATGATGACGGAACAGCATATTTAACATTTTATCTGGATGAGGAAGAAGATGTGGCGCCGGTTCTTATGAACGTGAGAAAAGAACTGGAAGATATGCGTGCATTTCTTGATGTTGGGGAGTGTACTATTGAGGAATCTGAGACAGAAGATGTAGACTGGGTCAACAACTGGAAGCAGTACTTCCATCAATTCTATATAGACGACATTCTTGTAATCCCATCCTGGGAAAAAGTAAAGCCGGAGGACAGCGACAAGATGGTCATTCACATTGATCCGGGTACCGCATTTGGAACAGGTATGCATGAGACGACACAGCTTTGCATCCGGGCGTTGAAAAAATATGTGACATCCGAGACGGAGATTTTAGATGTTGGTTGTGGAAGCGGGATTCTTGGAATGCTGGCGCTTAAGTTCGGGGCAAAGCATTCTCTTGGAACAGATCTTGATCCATGTGCCATTGATGCAACTCACGAGAATATGGAAGTGAATGGGATCCGCAAGGATCAGTATGAGGTCATGATCGGAAACATCATTGACGATAAGGCTGTTCAGGATGCGGTTGGATATGAAAAATATGATATTGTAGCAGCAAATATTTTGGCAGATGTCCTTGTTCCGCTGACGCCGGTCATCATTCATCAGATGAAGCCTGGGGCTGTATATATTACAAGTGGAATTATCGAAGATAAAGAAAATGTTGTAGTAGAAGCTGTGAAGGCTGCCGGACTGGAAGTTCTGGAAGTGAATCACCAGGGCGAGTGGGTATCTGTTGTAGCAAGAAAGAATGCCTAG
- a CDS encoding 16S rRNA (uracil(1498)-N(3))-methyltransferase: MQHFFVDASQVSEETIRIEGTDVNHMKNVLRMRIGEEVTVSDGQGKEYLCQVRDFEEEQVQLKIVETKASDAELPSKIYLFQGLPKQEKMELIVQKCVELGIYAVVPVSMKRCVVKLDAKKGAKKVERWNTIAASAAKQSGRGIVPEVTSVKTYKEALEMAKDLDVVLVPYECAEGMEHTKELIQSIKPGQSVGIFIGPEGGFDPDEIALACEMGGQVITLGKRILRTETAGLALLSVLMFQLEQVTY; this comes from the coding sequence ATGCAGCATTTTTTTGTAGATGCCTCTCAAGTATCGGAAGAAACAATCCGGATCGAAGGCACTGATGTGAATCATATGAAAAATGTGCTCCGTATGCGGATTGGTGAGGAAGTGACGGTCAGTGACGGTCAGGGAAAAGAATATCTCTGCCAGGTTCGGGATTTTGAAGAGGAGCAGGTGCAGTTGAAAATCGTAGAGACGAAAGCTTCAGATGCGGAACTCCCATCAAAGATCTATCTGTTTCAGGGTCTCCCGAAGCAGGAGAAGATGGAATTGATCGTGCAGAAATGTGTGGAGCTTGGGATTTATGCGGTAGTCCCGGTCTCCATGAAGCGGTGTGTGGTGAAGCTGGATGCGAAAAAAGGGGCGAAGAAAGTGGAGCGTTGGAATACAATTGCAGCCAGCGCAGCCAAACAGTCCGGGCGGGGAATCGTGCCGGAAGTGACGTCTGTGAAGACTTATAAGGAAGCCCTTGAGATGGCAAAAGATTTGGATGTTGTATTGGTGCCTTATGAGTGTGCAGAAGGTATGGAACACACAAAGGAACTGATACAGTCTATAAAGCCGGGACAGTCTGTTGGAATATTTATCGGACCGGAAGGCGGATTTGATCCGGATGAGATTGCGCTTGCATGTGAGATGGGCGGTCAGGTCATAACTCTCGGAAAACGTATTTTACGGACAGAGACAGCGGGACTTGCGCTATTGTCTGTGCTGATGTTTCAACTGGAGCAAGTTACATATTAA
- a CDS encoding cysteine desulfurase family protein, with translation MKEVYLDNSATTRAYPEVGDLVRKVLCEDYGNPSSMHRKGVEAEKYIKEAKETFAKLLKVQEKEIFFTSGGTESDNLALIGAAKANRRAGNHLIASGIEHPAIINTMRYLEEEGFRVTFLPVDRFGRISLDALKDALCEDTILVSVMYVNNEVGSVQPIQEAASMVKAYNKNILFHVDAVQGFGKYHIYPKRLKVDMCSISGHKIHGPKGIGVLYIDEHVKIKPIVFGGEQQKNVRSGTENVPGIAGIGLAAKMIYENLDEKVAAMRAMKKHFIEGVKQIPDTTIHGLYDETSAPHIISVGFAGIRSEVLLHALEDKGIYVSSGSACASNHPQISGVLKGIGAGQQFLDATLRFSLSEFNTMEEIDYTLDTLYNIVPMLRKYTRH, from the coding sequence ATGAAGGAAGTATATCTGGACAATTCTGCTACGACGAGAGCATACCCGGAAGTGGGAGATCTGGTCCGTAAGGTATTGTGTGAAGATTATGGAAATCCATCTTCCATGCACCGTAAGGGCGTGGAGGCTGAAAAATATATAAAAGAAGCGAAAGAGACATTTGCAAAGCTTTTAAAGGTGCAGGAGAAAGAAATCTTTTTCACGTCCGGAGGTACGGAAAGTGATAATCTGGCATTGATCGGGGCAGCAAAAGCGAATCGAAGAGCAGGAAATCATCTGATCGCATCCGGAATTGAGCATCCGGCGATCATTAATACGATGCGCTATCTGGAAGAGGAAGGATTTCGTGTTACATTTCTTCCGGTGGACCGCTTTGGAAGAATCAGTCTGGATGCACTGAAGGATGCACTCTGTGAAGACACGATCCTTGTATCTGTGATGTATGTGAATAATGAGGTGGGATCCGTACAGCCGATCCAGGAGGCTGCCAGCATGGTAAAAGCGTATAACAAGAACATTTTGTTCCATGTGGATGCCGTGCAGGGATTTGGAAAGTATCACATTTACCCGAAGCGCCTGAAGGTGGATATGTGTTCCATCAGTGGACATAAGATTCATGGACCAAAAGGAATTGGAGTGCTTTATATTGATGAACATGTGAAGATAAAACCAATCGTATTTGGCGGTGAACAACAGAAAAATGTCCGTTCCGGTACGGAAAATGTACCTGGAATTGCAGGAATTGGTCTTGCTGCGAAGATGATTTATGAAAATCTGGATGAAAAAGTTGCAGCGATGCGTGCGATGAAGAAGCATTTTATTGAAGGCGTGAAGCAGATCCCGGATACGACCATCCATGGCCTTTATGATGAGACCAGTGCGCCACACATTATCAGTGTTGGATTTGCGGGAATCCGAAGCGAGGTTCTTCTGCATGCGCTGGAAGATAAAGGCATCTATGTATCCAGTGGTTCTGCATGTGCTTCCAACCATCCGCAGATCAGTGGCGTGTTAAAAGGAATCGGAGCCGGTCAGCAGTTTTTGGATGCAACGCTTAGATTCAGTCTTTCTGAGTTTAATACGATGGAAGAGATTGACTATACATTAGATACTCTGTATAATATAGTACCGATGCTTAGAAAATATACCAGACATTAG
- the thiI gene encoding tRNA uracil 4-sulfurtransferase ThiI yields the protein MRFHTFLLKYGEIGIKGKNRYLFEDALVRQVRYALKDVDGNFDVHKSQARIYVDCEGDYDYEDTVEHLKRVFGLVGICPVVRMEDKGFEELKKDVVAYMAEMYPDRNFTFKVESRRARKSYPKNSMEISRDLGEAILYAFPEIKVDVHHPDVLVNVEVRNEIYVYSEIIPGAGGMPVGTNGNAMLLLSGGIDSPVAGYMVSKRGVGLEATYFHAPPYTSERAKQKVVDLAKIVARYSGPIKLHVVNFTDIQLYIYDKCPHDELTIIMRRYMMRIAEEFARRDGCLGLVTGESIGQVASQTMQSLAATNDVCTMPVYRPLIGFDKQDIVDVAEKIDTYETSILPFEDCCTIFVAKHPVTKPNIEVIRRSEENLAEKIDELMQTALDTAEIIEVK from the coding sequence ATGAGATTTCATACATTTTTATTGAAATACGGGGAGATTGGTATCAAAGGAAAGAACCGTTATCTTTTTGAAGATGCTCTTGTAAGACAGGTGCGTTATGCGTTAAAGGATGTAGACGGGAACTTTGATGTCCACAAATCCCAGGCAAGAATCTATGTGGACTGTGAGGGTGATTATGATTACGAGGATACGGTGGAACATTTGAAAAGAGTGTTCGGACTGGTCGGAATCTGCCCGGTTGTCCGTATGGAGGATAAAGGTTTCGAGGAATTGAAAAAAGACGTGGTAGCTTATATGGCAGAGATGTATCCGGACCGCAACTTTACATTTAAGGTAGAGTCACGCCGTGCCAGAAAGTCATATCCGAAGAACTCTATGGAAATAAGCCGTGACCTTGGAGAGGCGATTCTCTATGCGTTCCCGGAAATCAAAGTAGACGTACATCACCCGGATGTACTGGTAAATGTAGAAGTGAGAAATGAAATCTATGTTTATTCTGAGATTATTCCAGGAGCAGGCGGAATGCCGGTGGGAACCAATGGAAACGCTATGCTTCTGTTATCCGGTGGGATTGACAGCCCGGTCGCAGGCTATATGGTATCCAAACGAGGAGTTGGTCTTGAGGCAACTTATTTCCATGCACCGCCGTACACAAGTGAGCGTGCAAAGCAAAAAGTTGTTGATCTTGCGAAGATTGTGGCAAGATATTCCGGACCGATCAAATTACATGTTGTGAACTTTACAGATATTCAGTTGTATATTTATGACAAATGCCCGCATGACGAGCTGACTATTATTATGCGCCGCTATATGATGCGTATTGCGGAAGAATTCGCAAGACGTGATGGATGCCTTGGACTGGTGACGGGAGAGAGTATCGGACAGGTGGCAAGTCAGACTATGCAGAGCCTGGCTGCAACGAATGATGTATGTACGATGCCGGTATATCGTCCGCTGATCGGATTTGATAAGCAGGACATTGTAGATGTGGCAGAGAAGATCGATACTTACGAGACCTCCATTCTTCCATTTGAGGATTGCTGTACCATTTTCGTGGCAAAGCATCCGGTCACAAAGCCGAATATCGAGGTTATCCGCCGTTCTGAGGAGAATCTGGCAGAGAAGATCGATGAACTTATGCAGACAGCGTTAGATACAGCAGAGATCATTGAAGTGAAATAG
- a CDS encoding HPr family phosphocarrier protein, whose protein sequence is MKTVQVYLNSIQKVNSFSHELEQFDNDFDLVSGRYIVDAKSVMGIFSLDLNEPTTLNIHATDSEMGPILEAIKPYIVSEDPK, encoded by the coding sequence ATGAAAACTGTACAGGTTTATTTAAATTCAATCCAAAAGGTGAACTCTTTTTCTCACGAGCTTGAACAATTCGACAACGACTTTGATCTTGTTTCCGGAAGATATATCGTAGACGCTAAGTCTGTTATGGGAATCTTCAGTCTGGATCTGAATGAGCCAACAACTCTGAATATCCACGCAACAGATTCTGAGATGGGTCCTATTCTTGAAGCGATCAAGCCTTATATCGTAAGCGAAGATCCTAAGTAG